One Gossypium raimondii isolate GPD5lz chromosome 3, ASM2569854v1, whole genome shotgun sequence genomic window carries:
- the LOC128039616 gene encoding protein ALP1-like, producing MGASLSLHTYRPRIMSYTLDFYAKRDYVKRLVYASDETCIEQVRMNRSAFFKLCEMLESIGGLKSSRNMLVDEQVAMFLHIISHHLKNRVIKHHFRRSGETVSRAFHSVLNAIIRLQDVLFKKPEPITADSSDTRWKWFKNCLGALDGTHIKIRVPTVDKPRYQTRKGDIATNMLGVCTPEMQFVYVLPGWEGSVADGRVLRDAISRRHGLKVPHGCYYLVDAGYTNCEGFLAPFRGQRYHLNEWRQGYQPSSPQEFFNMKHASARNVIERCFGLLKLRWGILRSPSFYPVRVHNRIIIACCLLHNFIRTHMSIDPIEAEVGDGLPTNVVDADEPNITNIHPSDAWATWRVDLANQMFDEWQAFRN from the exons atgggtgccagccttagcctacatacttatagaccaaggattatgtcctataccttagatttttatgcaaaacgggattatgtgaaaaggcttgtatatgctagtgacgagacctgtattgaacaagttaggatgaatagatcTGCCTTTTtcaaactatgtgagatgttagaatcgatagggggattgaagtcgtcaagaaacatgcttgttgatgagcaagtagcaatgtttttacatatcatctcccatcacctgaaaaatcgagttatcaagcatcactttagaaggtccggggaaactgtaagcagagcatttcatagtgttttaaatgccatcatacgcttacaagatgtcttatttaaaaagccggagccaattacagccgattcttctgacacaaggtggaaatggtttaag aattgcttaggtgctcttgatggaacccacatcaagattagggtgccaacagttgataaacctagatatcaaacccgaaaaggtgacatagcaacaaatatgctaggtgtttgtacacctgagatgcaatttgtttatgttcttcctggttgggaaggttcagttgccgatggacgggtgcttcgagatgccattagtagaagacatggactaaaagttcctcatg gttgttattatctagttgatgctggatacacaaattgcgagggatttcttgcaccatttagaggacagcGATATCATCTAaacgagtggcgtcagggttatcagccaagttctccgcaagagttttttaatatgaaacatgcctcagcacgtaatgtcattgaaagatgctttggcttattaaaacttagatggggaatacttaggagtccatcgttttatcctgtaagggtgcacaatagaattattattgcatgttgtttgctccataattttattcgaacccatatgagtattgatcccattgaagcggaggtgggagacggattacctactaatgtggtggatgccgatgaaccgaatatcacaaatattcatccatcggatgcttgggctacttggagggtggacctagccaaccaaatgtttgatgaatggcaagcatttagaaattag
- the LOC105794153 gene encoding receptor-like protein 4 has translation MSFLFLFLLSLAPLFHSSSPLPYPYNTSFHIDCGSSTPSTDSYNISWLPDKFFTGGSTSVVSEPLHFHLQHEKTLRYFPLSSGKKNCYNIPLPAGRYYIRTFTVYDNYDGKSHSPSFDASVEGTLVFSWRSPWPESLTRDGAYSDLFAFVKDGQLDLCFYSIATDPPVIASLEVVQIDPLSYNSAQTGDSYILVNYGRLSPGSSQWGPGFTSDPDAFGRSWQSDSDYRAGKSESAKVITTKEKITGTEKAPNYFPMKLYQSAVTIEGRLEYELPVDAKLDYLVWFHFAEIDSTVKKAGERVFDVLVNDKNVSRVDIFKEVGSFVAYSLNYTEKNLSSSVLNVKLSPVAGAPLICGLENYAMVPADLATVPEQVVAMKALKDSLCVPDRMGWNGDPCAPTDWDAWEGVTCHTNKNGTGLVITQIELGSQGLKGYISEQISLLSNLINLNLSTNSLDGTLPIGLGQKSLARLDLSDNQFSGSIPESLTSSNLQLVRLNNNLLEGRVPEELYSVGVHGGTIDLSGNKGLCGVPPLPDCPLFWENGRLSKGGKIAIGLSCFLFVAVLLLVIYLFCIRRGRNDYDFGLPSDLISLAAKRNRYQRQKSLMLLEMESQHAKGLPSVPLNPH, from the exons ATGTCCTTCCTCTTCCTTTTCCTGCTCTCCTTGGCTCCCCTCTTCCACTCTTCCTCCCCTTTGCCCTACCCTTACA ACACTAGCTTCCACATTGACTGCGGCAGTTCCACTCCTTCCACCGACTCCTACAACATCTCTTGGCTACCCGACAAATTCTTCACTGGCGGCTCCACCTCCGTGGTCTCCGAGCCCCTACATTTCCATCTTCAACACGAAAAGACTCTCCGTTACTTCCCACTGTCCTCCGGTAAGAAGAATTGCTACAATATCCCCCTTCCTGCTGGCCGTTACTACATCCGTACTTTTACCGTTTACGACAACTACGACGGCAAATCCCATTCCCCTTCCTTCGACGCTTCTGTCGAGGGCACTCTCGTCTTTTCCTGGCGCTCTCCTTGGCCCGAATCTCTCACTCGAGATGGCGCTTACTCCGATCTCTTTGCCTTCGTCAAAGACGGTCAACTCGATTTATGTTTTTACAGCATTGCCACTGACCCTCCCGTCATCGCTTCTCTCGAAGTCGTCCAGATCGACCCTTTGTCATATAACTCCGCCCAAACCGGCGACAGCTACATTCTAGTCAACTATGGGCGACTCTCTCCCGGCTCATCACAATGGGGACCCGGTTTCACATCCGACCCGGACGCCTTCGGCCGCTCCTGGCAATCCGATTCCGATTACCGAGCCGGAAAGTCGGAATCCGCTAAAGTCATAACCACTAAAGAAAAAATAACCGGTACCGAGAAAGCGCCGAATTACTTTCCCATGAAATTGTACCAATCGGCGGTGACAATTGAGGGACGTCTGGAATACGAATTACCAGTGGATGCAAAGCTTGATTATTTGGTGTGGTTTCATTTTGCGGAGATCGATTCGACGGTTAAAAAGGCAGGGGAGAGAGTGTTCGATGTGCTGGTCAACGATAAGAATGTGAGTAGAGTGGATATATTCAAGGAAGTTGGGAGCTTTGTGGcctatagtttaaattatacgGAGAAGAATTTGAGCAGTTCTGTGTTGAATGTGAAGCTGTCGCCTGTGGCAGGGGCTCCGTTGATCTGTGGGCTTGAAAATTACGCCATGGTTCCAGCTGATTTGGCCACGGTTCCTGAACAAG TGGTCGCAATGAAAGCATTGAAAGATTCACTCTGTGTTCCTGACCGAATGGGTTGGAATGGTGATCCATGTGCTCCTACTGATTGGGATGCTTGGGAAGGAGTTACATGTCATACTAACAAGAATGGAACTGGCCTTGTCATTACTCAAAT AGAACTTGGAAGTCAAGGCCTGAAGGGTTATATCAGTGAGCAGATTAGTCTCCTGTCAAACTTGATTAATCT GAACTTGAGTACTAATTCTTTGGATGGCACTCTACCAattgggcttggacaaaaatcCCTTGCACGACT GGATTTATCCGATAATCAATTCTCTGGTTCCATACCGGAAAGTTTAACATCTTCAAATCTGCAGCTTGT GAGGCTTAACAATAACTTATTGGAAGGGAGAGTTCCGGAAGAACTTTACTCTGTTGGTGTGCACGGAGGGACTATTGA TCTTTCTGGTAACAAAGGCTTGTGTGGAGTTCCTCCTTTACCGGATTGCCCCCTTTTTTGGGAGAATGGTCGCTTGTCAAAAGGTGGTAAAATTGCAATAGGCCTATCATGCTTCCTTTTTGTTGCTGTGCTGCTGCTGGTGATCTACTTATTCTGTATCAGGCGGGGTagaaatgattatgattttggtTTACCTTCAGATTTAATAT CACTTGCTGCGAAGAGGAACAGGTATCAAAGACAGAAGTCATTGATGCTGCTTGAAATGGAGAGTCAGCACGCCAAGGGGTTGCCATCAGTTCCCCTCAACCCCCATTAG